TATGCTGGTAACACGTATGTTTGAGCACATGGAGCCCGTACTCGCAACCCTTGAAGAACGTGTTTATGAAATCGAAGAATGCCTTTTAGATAACCCGGACTACAGCCTACGGGAAGGTATTGTAGAGGTTCGAAAACAAGCAATTATGTTCCGGCGCTATATGGCTCCGCAACGAGATGCTATCACTCATTTATACTCCTCCGAAGTCTCATGGCTAGACACAGTCAACATACGCCACTTACAAGAAAATTATAACCGCATCATGCGATATGTGGAAGACCTGGATGCCGTTCGAGAACGTTGCCAGATCGTTCGAGACGAACTCGCAAACGTCCTTTCCGACCGTTTGAACAAGAACATGTATATCTTGTCTGTTATCGCTTCTATCTTCCTTCCCTTAACCTTCTTGACGGGTCTGTTTGGAATAAACGTTTCAGGCATCCCAGGTGCTTATAATAACAATGCATTTGTTATTATAACAGGAGCTATGGTTGCACTGACTCTGATACAAGTTGTTATATTCAAGAAACTTAAGTGGTTTTAGCGAATTTAGCTTTGATTGTCTTTCCTTGGCGGAGTATTATTCTCAACACACAACAAACCCATCATTAAGTTATGAATAAAAGCAATAATGGAAACAACTCATTTAAAAATTTTATTAACAAAATTCCTTCCCTTCTTACTAGAAAAGGAAGCAATAGTGGTAATGAAGGAAATTTGACACCCACTAACACAAAAGAAGATCTGGGTGAATTAGGCAACAAGGATTTCAAACATAACAACAGTTTTGAGCTCTATAAAAAGAAAAAGAATAAATCAGTAATCCTCGAAAAAGAAAAAAATATTGAAAAAAGAGAAATACTGGTAAACGAAAAGAAAAGCGAAGGCGAAGACGAGCCCCATCTCAAACTCGAAGTGCAACAGTGTGGTAAAATACTGTTGCAATGGAAAAACGATACAAGCACTTAACCTTAGAAAAACGACATATAATTCAACGCATGCTCCGTGAGAGAGCCAGCATGCGGGCAATTGCCCGCATGCTGGAAGTAACTGTCTCGACGATTAGCAGAGAAATCAATCGCAATAAATGCGCTGAAACAGACGAATACTCTTCCTGTCACGCGGAAAAGTTGCGGCTTGAAAGAAAACCCGCCCCGGGCTCAAAAATAGAACGCTCCAGGGATCTGCAAACACTGATCGAAGACATGCTTGCAATGGAAATGTCTCCGGACGCTATTGCCCATCGACTGAAGCAAGAAGGATCTTGCCATGCCATCAGCCACGAGTCCATCTATAAATGGATCTATGGCGTGGCTTACGAAAGAGCCCTCTATCGCTATCTCTACAGAAGAAAACGAAGGCGTGGAAGAAGACCTTGTCTGAAAGCTCCTCGTGAACGGATACCCGATCGGGTATC
This sequence is a window from Verrucomicrobia bacterium CG1_02_43_26. Protein-coding genes within it:
- a CDS encoding zinc transporter ZntB, with amino-acid sequence MNNHIIWAFAFDENGNARPIKEDEVAKEVEAEHLTWVHLDASNPRTKGWLEEETSYLDPFITDALLVDETRPRVTEIEDGAIMIFRGVNLNANEDPEDMVSVRLWVDDCRIITLQRRDVKALSEMVDKLKSSKRGPKTAGDFICMLVTRMFEHMEPVLATLEERVYEIEECLLDNPDYSLREGIVEVRKQAIMFRRYMAPQRDAITHLYSSEVSWLDTVNIRHLQENYNRIMRYVEDLDAVRERCQIVRDELANVLSDRLNKNMYILSVIASIFLPLTFLTGLFGINVSGIPGAYNNNAFVIITGAMVALTLIQVVIFKKLKWF